Genomic segment of Simkaniaceae bacterium:
CAGAAATTGATGGGAGGGGTTTTGTTTCATTGCATATTGCTTTTCCCAAGGCGAGGCAAACAAGACCATCGGTTTTTGATGCATATCTTTGACAATTGTTGAGTTAAAAACTTTTTGAAAAGAGTTGAGATCTCCAACAATCCATGCGCTGCATTGGTAGGGAAGGGGCGAAATTTGCACTTCGACGCCATATTCATCTTGCAAACGGAATTGCATCACCTCAAACTGCAGTTGCCCTACCACCGCATAAATAAAGTCATTTTCTTGATTATAGGATTCCAAGATCTGAACGGTTCCCTCTTCTCCAAGCTTTTTCATGCCTTTGTCAAAAGCTTTGCGCTTGCTCACATCTTTGGGGAAGACTTTAGCAAAAATTTCCGGTTGGAATTGAGGAAGGGGTTTAAAGTTGAATCCACCCGTGATGGAAATGGTATCGCCAATCGCAAAAGTTCCGGGGTTAATCACCCCAACAATATCTCCGGCATAGGCTACATCAACCGTTGTTCGTTCTTTAGAGAGTAAACTGTGAGGGCGTGAAAGGCGAATATCTCTTTGTAGTCGATGGTGTTTGACACTGAGATCGCGCTCAAATTTGCCCGAACAGATGCGCATAAACGCCGTGCTATCGCGGTGTTGCTTATTCATATTCGACTGGATTTTAAAAATATAGGCGCTAAACGGGGTCTTCACAGGATCAATGATGAGATCATTTCCATCATTTCCTGTTGCCATTCTCACTTGAGGGGGAGGCGCTAAATGAATAAAGATATCAAAGAAGGGTTCGACTCCAAAATTAGTCAAAGCCGATGCAAAAAAGACAGGGGTTGTTTTGCCTTTTAAAAAGGCATCATGATCAAAAGCATTACCGGCAAGATCGAGGAGTTCGAGTTCTTGTTTGAGCTGCTCGAGTTTCTCTAGCTCCATCTTTTTAAGAAGATCGGGATCATCGAGAGCAAATTCATCGACGAGGGCCCGCTCAGATCCGCCCACTCCCTGTTTCGTAAATAAAAGGCATTTTTGCTTAATGCG
This window contains:
- a CDS encoding peptide chain release factor 3, which codes for MNTPATELAEQIARRRTFAIISHPDAGKTTLTEKLLLYSGMIHTAGVVRGRKGRRMASSDWMSLEQERGISITASAMQFNYKDVVINILDTPGHEDFSEDTYRTLTAADCAIMVVDAGKGVEKQTRKLFEVCRLRNIPILTFVNKMDMPGRDPLDLMDELEQLLNIETFAYNWPIGSSKEFCGVYDRIKQKCLLFTKQGVGGSERALVDEFALDDPDLLKKMELEKLEQLKQELELLDLAGNAFDHDAFLKGKTTPVFFASALTNFGVEPFFDIFIHLAPPPQVRMATGNDGNDLIIDPVKTPFSAYIFKIQSNMNKQHRDSTAFMRICSGKFERDLSVKHHRLQRDIRLSRPHSLLSKERTTVDVAYAGDIVGVINPGTFAIGDTISITGGFNFKPLPQFQPEIFAKVFPKDVSKRKAFDKGMKKLGEEGTVQILESYNQENDFIYAVVGQLQFEVMQFRLQDEYGVEVQISPLPYQCSAWIVGDLNSFQKVFNSTIVKDMHQKPMVLFASPWEKQYAMKQNPSHQFLDLSNN